One segment of Manihot esculenta cultivar AM560-2 chromosome 4, M.esculenta_v8, whole genome shotgun sequence DNA contains the following:
- the LOC110612840 gene encoding transcription factor bHLH63 isoform X1: protein MNRALLPEMLHCTDMTVLERQRARFKWQQEQELQQQQQQHHQQESFFGDLSGVFQLQLQHQGLQGDLGEVVTRSVKPDPASMDNGWPGLVGFGPSGYENNNGSGFDVNYAISRTSSCQPAVAGAAVDATVLAESREPVMSEKLSPGVGRENLKKRKVDKLQHNTKVVAEDESRDKRVKGCAGEGESMNTEKNNNKSSSTSKNSTKENSAETSKDNSKVTEVQKPDYIHVRARRGQATDSHSLAERVRREKISERMKYLQDLVPGCNKITGKAGMLDEIINYVQSLQRQVEFLSMKLAAVNPRLEFNIDNVFAKEQAFPAPTTNFPETGMSSDLTNPVYLQFNQAQQQQQQQQQQLFSSSGSIPEMFIDPSCFTHIQPSSTWDAVSDLQKIFTM from the exons ATGAATAGAGCATTGTTGCCGGAGATGTTGCACTGTACGGACATGACAGTGCTTGAGAGACAAAGGGCTCGCTTTAAATGGCAACAAGAACAAGAGCTACAACAGCAACAGCAGCAGCACCATCAGCAAGAGAGTTTTTTTGGCGATTTGAGTGGGGTGTTTCAGTTGCAGCTACAGCATCAGGGGCTCCAGGGTGATCTAGGTGAGGTCGTGACTCGGTCTGTGAAGCCTGACCCTGCTTCGATGGATAACGGCTGGCCTGGTTTGGTGGGGTTTGGTCCTTCTGGATATGAGAATAACAATGGGTCTGGTTTTGATGTCAATTATGCTATTTCTAGGACTTCCAGCTGCCAACCAGCTGTGGCGGGGGCTGCGGTGGATGCTACGGTTTTGGCCGAAAGCAGAGAGCCTGTTATGTCAGAGAAGTTGAGTCCTGGAGTTGGCAGAgagaatttgaagaaaagaaagGTCGATAAACTGCAGCATAACACAAAG GTCGTTGCAGAAGATGAAAGCAGGGACAAAAGGGTCAAAGGATGTGCAGGGGAAGGAGAGTCAATGAAcacagaaaaaaataataacaagagCAGCAGCACCAGCAAAAACAGTACCAAAGAAAATTCTGCAGAGACATCCAAGGATAATTCAAAAGTAACAGAGGTTCAAAAACCAGATTACATTCATGTCCGAGCACGCAGAGGTCAAGCCACTGACAGCCATAGCTTAGCTGAAAGA GTGAGAAGGGAAAAAATCAGCGAGAGAATGAAGTACCTGCAGGATTTGGTACCAGGATGTAATAAAATTACAGGAAAAGCAGGCATGCTTGACGAAATCATTAACTATGTTCAATCTCTTCAACGACAAGTAGAg TTCTTGTCCATGAAACTAGCTGCTGTCAATCCCAGGCTTGAATTTAACATTGATAACGTATTTGCCAAAGAG CAGGCGTTTCCTGCTCCTACAACCAATTTTCCAGAAACTGGGATGTCGTCAGATTTGACTAATCCTGTCTACCTTCAATTTAATCAAGCACAGCAACAGCAACAGCAACAGCAGCAGCAGCTATTCAGTTCTTCAGGATCTATCCCTGAAATGTTCATTGACCCTTCTTGCTTCACT CATATTCAGCCCTCATCAACTTGGGATGCTGTTTCTGATCTACAAAAAATCTTTACAATGTAG
- the LOC110612840 gene encoding transcription factor bHLH63 isoform X2: MNRALLPEMLHCTDMTVLERQRARFKWQQEQELQQQQQQHHQQESFFGDLSGVFQLQLQHQGLQGDLGEVVTRSVKPDPASMDNGWPGLVGFGPSGYENNNGSGFDVNYAISRTSSCQPAVAGAAVDATVLAESREPVMSEKLSPGVGRENLKKRKVDKLQHNTKVVAEDESRDKRVKGCAGEGESMNTEKNNNKSSSTSKNSTKENSAETSKDNSKVTEVQKPDYIHVRARRGQATDSHSLAERVRREKISERMKYLQDLVPGCNKITGKAGMLDEIINYVQSLQRQVEFLSMKLAAVNPRLEFNIDNVFAKEAFPAPTTNFPETGMSSDLTNPVYLQFNQAQQQQQQQQQQLFSSSGSIPEMFIDPSCFTHIQPSSTWDAVSDLQKIFTM; encoded by the exons ATGAATAGAGCATTGTTGCCGGAGATGTTGCACTGTACGGACATGACAGTGCTTGAGAGACAAAGGGCTCGCTTTAAATGGCAACAAGAACAAGAGCTACAACAGCAACAGCAGCAGCACCATCAGCAAGAGAGTTTTTTTGGCGATTTGAGTGGGGTGTTTCAGTTGCAGCTACAGCATCAGGGGCTCCAGGGTGATCTAGGTGAGGTCGTGACTCGGTCTGTGAAGCCTGACCCTGCTTCGATGGATAACGGCTGGCCTGGTTTGGTGGGGTTTGGTCCTTCTGGATATGAGAATAACAATGGGTCTGGTTTTGATGTCAATTATGCTATTTCTAGGACTTCCAGCTGCCAACCAGCTGTGGCGGGGGCTGCGGTGGATGCTACGGTTTTGGCCGAAAGCAGAGAGCCTGTTATGTCAGAGAAGTTGAGTCCTGGAGTTGGCAGAgagaatttgaagaaaagaaagGTCGATAAACTGCAGCATAACACAAAG GTCGTTGCAGAAGATGAAAGCAGGGACAAAAGGGTCAAAGGATGTGCAGGGGAAGGAGAGTCAATGAAcacagaaaaaaataataacaagagCAGCAGCACCAGCAAAAACAGTACCAAAGAAAATTCTGCAGAGACATCCAAGGATAATTCAAAAGTAACAGAGGTTCAAAAACCAGATTACATTCATGTCCGAGCACGCAGAGGTCAAGCCACTGACAGCCATAGCTTAGCTGAAAGA GTGAGAAGGGAAAAAATCAGCGAGAGAATGAAGTACCTGCAGGATTTGGTACCAGGATGTAATAAAATTACAGGAAAAGCAGGCATGCTTGACGAAATCATTAACTATGTTCAATCTCTTCAACGACAAGTAGAg TTCTTGTCCATGAAACTAGCTGCTGTCAATCCCAGGCTTGAATTTAACATTGATAACGTATTTGCCAAAGAG GCGTTTCCTGCTCCTACAACCAATTTTCCAGAAACTGGGATGTCGTCAGATTTGACTAATCCTGTCTACCTTCAATTTAATCAAGCACAGCAACAGCAACAGCAACAGCAGCAGCAGCTATTCAGTTCTTCAGGATCTATCCCTGAAATGTTCATTGACCCTTCTTGCTTCACT CATATTCAGCCCTCATCAACTTGGGATGCTGTTTCTGATCTACAAAAAATCTTTACAATGTAG
- the LOC110613334 gene encoding putative pectinesterase 11: MGAVAMEISGYIIVIILAHVAFLGSFMAAAAASASIDLSTAVLIRVDQSGKGDFKKIQDAIDSVPPNNSQLVFIWVKPGIYREKVVVPADKPFITLSGTEASKTIITWSDGGNIFESPTLSVLASDFVGRYLTIQNTYGSGDKAVALRVSGDRAAFYGCRILSYQDTLLDDTGSHYYSNCYIEGATDFICGNAVSLFENCHLHSISKNNGSITAQHRDSSTQNSGFTFLGCKITGIGSAYLGRPWGDYSRVVFAFSYMSKAIAPAGWDTWAGQTKQSTVFYAEYKCYGPGANRAQRVEWSRSLSKEEAAPFLTKAMIGGQRWLRRAPTYFKRGSTIIKGHVGNN, encoded by the exons ATGGGAGCAGTTGCAATGGAGATTTCTGGGTATATTATTGTGATTATCTTAGCTCATGTTGCTTTCTTAGGTTCGTTCATGGCTGCTGCTGCTGCATCAGCTTCCATAGACTTGTCAACTGCAGTTCTTATCAGGGTGGATCAGTCTGGTAAAGGAGATTTCAAGAAAATACAAGATGCTATAGACTCAGTTCCTCCAAATAACTCTCAACTGGTTTTTATTTGGGTCAAGCCAGGAATATACAG AGAAAAGGTGGTTGTGCCTGCTGATAAGCCCTTCATAACACTGAGTGGCACAGAGGCTTCAAAGACCATAATAACATGGAGTGATGGAGGAAATATTTTTGAGTCTCCAACACTTTCTGTTTTGGCTTCTGATTTTGTGGGAAGATATCTCACTATCCAG AATACGTATGGCAGTGGTGACAAAGCTGTTGCATTGAGGGTATCAGGAGATAGAGCAGCATTCTATGGTTGCAGAATTCTCTCATATCAAGACACCCTCTTGGACGACACCGGATCACATTATTATAGCAACTGCTACATTGAAGGAGCTACTGATTTCATATGTGGAAATGCTGTTTCACTCTTTGAA AATTGTCATCTGCATTCAATTTCCAAAAACAATGGATCCATAACAGCTCAACACAGAGACTCTTCGACTCAGAATAGTGGCTTCACCTTCTTGGGTTGCAAGATCACCGGCATAGGAAGTGCATATCTGGGAAGGCCATGGGGCGATTATTCTAGGGTGGTGTTTGCCTTCTCTTACATGTCCAAAGCTATAGCCCCAGCCGGATGGGACACTTGGGCTGGCCAAACAAAGCAAAG TACGGTGTTCTATGCTGAGTACAAGTGTTATGGGCCAGGAGCTAACAGAGCTCAGAGAGTTGAATGGTCGCGAAGCTTATCCAAAGAAGAGGCTGCACCCTTCTTGACCAAGGCCATGATTGGTGGCCAACGTTGGCTCAGGCGTGCACCAACCTATTTTAAAAGAGGCTCTACGATCATCAAGGGTCATGTTGGAAATAATTAA
- the LOC110613335 gene encoding laccase-11, translating into MALSKRFCVLFLCFIGFISRPPVEAAVKRYQFDIQVRKVSRLCHAKPIVTVNGRFPGPTIYVREGDRVLVNVTNYAQYNMSIHWHGLKQFRNGWADGPAYVTQCPIKTGQSYTYDFNVKGQRGTLWWHAHIFWLRATVYGAIVIMPKLGNPVPFPRPQMEEVIILGEWWNYDVEEIVKQGNKLGLPPYASDAHTINGKPGPLFPCSEKHTFAMEVEQGKTYLLRIINAALNDELFFAIAGHKMTVVEIDAVYTKPFTTEAILIAPGQTTNVVVQATQSPGRYFMAARPFMDAPLSIDNKTATAILRYKCIPNTVFPLLPQLPAPNDTAFALSYNSKLRSLNTRQFPANVPLKVDRHLFYTIGLGMNPCSSCLNGTQLTASLNNITFVMPQVGLLQAHYFNINGVFTTDFPDNPPTPFNYTGAPLTANLGTTLGTRLSKIAYNSTVQLVLQGTNLLIVESHPFHLHGYNFFVVGTGIGNFDPKKDPAKFNLVDPPERNTVAVPTGGWTAIRFRADNPGVWFMHCHLELHTGWGLKTALVVENGKGSDQSVLPPPKDLPSC; encoded by the exons ATGGCTCTAAGTAAAAGATTTTGTGTTCTATTTCTTTGCTTCATTGGGTTCATCTCCCGGCCACCAGTTGAAGCTGCTGTTAAGAGATACCAATTTGAT ATTCAAGTGAGAAAAGTTAGCAGATTGTGTCATGCCAAGCCCATTGTCACAGTAAATGGCAGGTTTCCAGGGCCAACAATTTATGTCAGAGAAGGAGATAGAGTTCTTGTGAATGTCACCAATTATGCTCAATATAACATGTCCATTCAttg GCATGGACTAAAGCAGTTTCGGAATGGCTGGGCAGATGGACCTGCTTATGTAACACAGTGTCCGATCAAGACAGGCCAAAGTTACACGTACGATTTTAATGTAAAAGGACAAAGAGGAACACTCTGGTGGCATGCACATATCTTTTGGCTGAGGGCTACTGTTTATGGTGCTATTGTTATCATGCCTAAACTAGGGAACCCAGTTCCTTTCCCTCGGCCTCAAATGGAAGAAGTCATCATTCTAG GAGAATGGTGGAACTATGATGTAGAAGAGATTGTTAAACAAGGGAACAAGCTGGGATTGCCCCCATATGCATCTGATGCACATACAATCAATGGGAAACCAGGGCCTCTCTTTCCATGTTCTGAGAAAC ATACATTTGCTATGGAGGTTGAGCAGGGAAAAACATACCTCTTGAGGATCATCAACGCTGCGCTAAACGACGAGCTTTTCTTCGCCATTGCTGGTCACAAGATGACAGTAGTAGAAATTGATGCAGTTTACACAAAACCCTTTACAACTGAAGCAATATTAATTGCACCAGGCCAGACAACAAACGTTGTTGTTCAAGCAACACAGTCACCTGGAAGATATTTCATGGCCGCCAGGCCTTTCATGGATGCACCACTTTCCATTGATAATAAAACAGCAACTGCTATACTACGATATAAATGCATCCCAAACACTGTATTTCCTCTCCTTCCCCAGCTTCCAGCTCCTAATGACACCGCTTTTGCTCTTAGTTATAATTCCAAGCTTAGAAGCCTAAACACTAGACAATTCCCGGCAAATGTGCCTCTTAAAGTAGACAGACATCTTTTCTACACAATTGGTTTAGGGATGAATCCTTGTTCATCTTGCTTGAATGGAACTCAGCTCACAGCTTCCTTAAACAACATAACTTTTGTAATGCCTCAAGTTGGCCTTCTTCAAGCTCACTACTTCAACATCAATGGAGTATTTACTACAGATTTCCCAGATAATCCTCCAACACCATTCAACTACACTGGTGCACCTCTGACTGCAAATCTTGGCACTACCTTAGGCACTAGGCTAAGCAAAATTGCCTACAATTCAACTGTGCAGTTAGTACTTCAGGGCACAAATCTTCTAATTGTTGAGTCTCACCCATTTCATCTACATGGGTACAATTTCTTTGTAGTTGGAACTGGGATTGGAAACTTTGATCCTAAGAAGGACCCAGCAAAATTTAACTTGGTTGATCCTCCTGAAAGAAATACAGTTGCAGTACCTACTGGAGGATGGACTGCCATAAGGTTCAGGGCAGATAATCCAG GGGTATGGTTCATGCATTGTCACCTGGAGCTACATACAGGGTGGGGATTGAAAACAGCACTTGTAGTTGAGAATGGAAAAGGCTCTGATCAATCCGTCTTGCCTCCACCTAAGGATCTTCCTTCTTGTTAG